The window TCGAACCTAAGACCTCTACTTGTTTTAATACTATGTTGAAATGTGTGAATAGCTTATCTAAAAGTTTAAGCCGTTACATGagacacttttatttatttatttatgttaggtgCGCAGCATTTTGAGTGAGTTGTGATATCACAAGATTGGTTTGTTTCAGTCTAGGTGGGCTGGATTTAGCTGCATGGAACAACATTTAAGTTGCCTTTTGATTTAGTCTCATCGGTACCTTATGTATGATCTTGCTTGAATACTCGTAGTGCTGCTTGTTGTAGTTTCATTAGATGGATCTATAATGGTTTTCTTTTGtacttcccttttctttttagaTTAACGTGGATAGTGGCTTTTCCCTAATCTTGGGCCTCTTTTGGTGGCAATTGACTTAGTAATTCAGCCTCTCAATTTGTTAAAAGAATTTAGTTCTTCTTTTCTTGCAGATTCGGTTTAAATTGTTGCATTACATCTGTAGTTGTGGGCCTCTTTTGGTGGCAGTTCTTAATAACTTGCACCATATTCGTTGAAAATTGCAAGTTTCACTTTTTTTGTCTTTTGGAGTGTTTAATTATTGCAATCATGGTCACAATAAGCCTTCCCTTTCTTCGCAGATATGGCATGAGAATATGCCCTACAATAAAATAGCTGACAGGAAAGGGCACCAAGGATGGATGAAAAAAGAAGGGCCGTATTTTATCTTCCCTGGTGGTGGAACTATGTTTCCTGACGGGGCAGAGCAGTATATCGAGAAACTTAAACAGTACATTCCAATTGCTGGTGGAGTTTTGAGGACTGCCCTTGATATGGGATGTGGGGTATGATGTTCTTGCTCGGTTCCTTAGAATCTGTACTAATGTTCCTGGGTATCTGAGACCCTAACGTTCGTTCCTGCTGCAGGTTGCCAGTTTTGGTGGCTACCTACTTGCCGAAGACATGGTGACGCTCTCTTTTGCTCCAAGAGATTCACATAAATCACAAATACAGTTTGCCTTGGAGCGAGGAATACCTGCatttgttgccatgcttgggacACGCAGGCTTCCTTTTCCTGCCTTCTCGTTTGATTTGGTTCATTGTTCACGGTGTTTGATTCCTTTCACTGCATATAGTGAGTTTTCTGAGTTTGATGGTCATTGTCAGCATGCTTTATATACCTGTTGTCTGAAACCCTGAAAGAAGAATTGTTGCCATGCAGATGCAACATACTTCATCGAAGTTGACAGGTTACTCCGTCCCGGCGGCTACCTTGTCATTTCTGGTCCTCCTGTTCAGTGGCCCAAGCAAGATAAGGAGTGGGGGGATCTCCAAACAGTGGCCAGATCGTTGTGCTATGAGCTGATTGTTGTAGATGGAAACACTGTCATCTGGAAAAAGCCTCTTGGGGATTCATGTCTTCCGAATCAAAATGAATTTGGGCTTGAACTGTGTGATAACACGGATGATCCAAGTGCTGCATGGTGATTCATTCATgcatttctttattcttttttatttctcctTCCATGTTCTTCAGTTACATCTTTGCTATAATCTCCAACAAACTTTTGCTGCTTTTACCTTGTCAAACATATTGTTGGTGGAAGCATTTTAAATAACTAGCTTTACTTTTTTATCTCAAATTAATTTGCAGGTACTTCAAGTTGAAAAAATGTGTGAGTAGGACTTTATCTGTCAAAGGAGAATATGCCATCGGGAAAATTCCAAAATGGCCAGCGAGGCTGACAAAAGCTCCAGCTAGGGCAATTGTTACTAAAAATGGAATGGATGTGTTTGAAGCTGACTCAAGAAGATGGGCACGCAGAGTTGCATTCTATAAGAGTTCATTGAACTTGAAACTAGGAACTTCATCAGTTCGCAATGTCATGGATATGAATGCATTTTTCGGAGGATTTGCTGCAGCGTTAGCATCAGATCCAATCTGGGTGATGAATGTTGTTCCAGCACATAAGCCTTTAACACTTGATGTGATTTTTGACAGAGGCCTTATTGGAGTTTATCATGACTGGTAGGTCAAGAATTTCTGTATCACATATTTGATGGTCATCCTTAAAA of the Nicotiana tabacum cultivar K326 chromosome 7, ASM71507v2, whole genome shotgun sequence genome contains:
- the LOC107788240 gene encoding putative pectin methyltransferase QUA3; this encodes MGHLNLPSSKRNVRQWRLLDLVSAAFFAAVLIFFLLLCTPLGDSLAASGRQSLLRSASGDPRQRSRLVAQVESGRQTTGIDACPADYVDHMPCEDPRLNSQLSREMNYYRERHCPLPKDTPLCLIPPPQGYRVSVHWPDSLHKIWHENMPYNKIADRKGHQGWMKKEGPYFIFPGGGTMFPDGAEQYIEKLKQYIPIAGGVLRTALDMGCGVASFGGYLLAEDMVTLSFAPRDSHKSQIQFALERGIPAFVAMLGTRRLPFPAFSFDLVHCSRCLIPFTAYNATYFIEVDRLLRPGGYLVISGPPVQWPKQDKEWGDLQTVARSLCYELIVVDGNTVIWKKPLGDSCLPNQNEFGLELCDNTDDPSAAWYFKLKKCVSRTLSVKGEYAIGKIPKWPARLTKAPARAIVTKNGMDVFEADSRRWARRVAFYKSSLNLKLGTSSVRNVMDMNAFFGGFAAALASDPIWVMNVVPAHKPLTLDVIFDRGLIGVYHDWCEPFSTYPRTYDLIHVGAIESLIKDPVSGKTRCSLVDLMVEIDRMLRPEGTVIIRDSPEVIDKVDRIAPAVRWTASIHEKEPESHGREKILVATKNFWKLPSASH